The genomic DNA CCCTCCCGCCCCGCCTTCGTGAGATGACCGGCGATGTCCTCGTCATCTTCTCGGGTACCGACCTCATCTCGGTGGGATTTCCGCCAGGTGCGGTGGCGCGACAGGGAATCGCGATCATCCGGAGCGCCGAGGGGCCACCGCTGTCGCTGCCGAACGTGGCGCGCAACCTCATCGCCCATGAGCTGGGTCACGTGCTGGGGCTCCGCCACAACAGTGATCCCGCCACCCTGATGTGTGGCCGCCCCGCCACGTGCCGACCGAATCTCTTTCGATCCGATACCAAACGGTTCTTCCCGCTCACCGACGCAGACCGCCAGCA from Candidatus Methylomirabilota bacterium includes the following:
- a CDS encoding M57 family metalloprotease, encoding PRTWAVTILGSADDSRLLTVTEAIEYWNEQLVSVNSSVRLGPISRSDERIADDALRAMSEAALDRRRIPPLPPRLREMTGDVLVIFSGTDLISVGFPPGAVARQGIAIIRSAEGPPLSLPNVARNLIAHELGHVLGLRHNSDPATLMCGRPATCRPNLFRSDTKRFFPLTDADRQHLAER